In Colletotrichum higginsianum IMI 349063 chromosome 1, whole genome shotgun sequence, one genomic interval encodes:
- a CDS encoding Monocarboxylate permease-like protein: protein MRHCLAQDSDLVPLASTQATMTFPSIDDDLAAHLKSIYASYRHTVDIDAKGAFFSPSCYQICRPNPSFAATSRGTIVRYLHEHAAKNNSTTPKKRGFYTIRPLRDAEYEFGTDEQVAPAGFSSALEVRNKAIKEGWFGMRVDLWDERSEDGANNAGDLLVKVQYWWRKEDGVWTQIFHDIVYIGPRDGTEGIDGEILE, encoded by the coding sequence ATGCGACACTGCTTAGCTCAAGACTCCGATCTCGTCCCTCTCGCCAGCACGCAAGCTACCATGACTTTCCCTTCGATTGACGACGATCTCGCTGCCCATCTCAAGAGCATATATGCCTCATATCGACACACTGTCGATATTGACGCCAAGGGGGCATTCTTCAGCCCATCTTGTTATCAGATTTGTCGCCCAAATCCATCCTTCGCCGCCACATCCAGGGGCACCATCGTGAGATACCTCCATGAGCACGCTGCCAAGAACAACTCAACGACACCCAAAAAAAGAGGCTTCTACACCATTCGACCACTTCGAGACGCCGAATACGAGTTTGGTACTGACGAGCAAGTCGCACCCGCTGGCTTTTCTTCGGCGCTGGAGGTCCGTAATAAGGCAATCAAGGAGGGGTGGTTTGGCATGAGGGTTGATTTATGGGATGAGAGGTCGGAAGACGGAGCCAATAACGCAGGTGATCTCTTGGTCAAAGTGCAGTATTGGTGGAGAAAGGAGGACGGAGTCTGGACTCAAATCTTCCACGACATTGTGTACATCGGGCCTCGTGACGGAACGGAAGGCATCGATGGCGAGATCTTGGAATAA